Below is a genomic region from Deinococcus reticulitermitis.
AACGCTTTCTCGCGGAGTTGAAGCGCAGCCCGCACACGGTCCGCGCCTACCGCGCGGACCTGCGCCACCTGATCACGTGGCTGGACGAAATGGGACACCCGCTGAACGGGCCAGGACTGGACGCCTACTTCGCCGCTCACGCACAGTGGGCAGCTTCCACCCGGAATCGCAAGCAGACGGCTTTGGAACGCTTCTGCCGCTGGGCACTGCAACGCGAGTTGCTGGACCGTGATCCCACCCTGCATCTGGAGCGCCCTAGCCTGCCGCCCCCACATCCACGGGGACTACGCCGGGAGGAGATCGAGCGCATCTTCGCTGAGATTCCAGCCGAACAGGCGCGGGATGCTCTGCTGTTCCGCCTGGTTTTCGAGACGGGACTGCGAATCGGTGAAGCGTTGGGTGCACACGTAGAAGACCTGGATCTCACGCGGGGTGATGAACACCTGACCGTGGTGGGCAAGGGCAACCGGAAGCGGACGGTGCTGCTCGATGATCCCAGGCTGGTCAACCT
It encodes:
- a CDS encoding tyrosine-type recombinase/integrase, producing the protein MDAMTLQTQAERFLAELKRSPHTVRAYRADLRHLITWLDEMGHPLNGPGLDAYFAAHAQWAASTRNRKQTALERFCRWALQRELLDRDPTLHLERPSLPPPHPRGLRREEIERIFAEIPAEQARDALLFRLVFETGLRIGEALGAHVEDLDLTRGDEHLTVVGKGNRKRTVLLDDPRLVNLLRRYLRTLGYTHGPLFQATKNGRGGPLRYQSVQERWQGYTKRAGVICTLHQLRHSHATELVNGGVSLATIRKRLGHQHIQTTLRYAEVSDQTTDAEVRKWRRQR